From one Dehalococcoidia bacterium genomic stretch:
- the tmk gene encoding dTMP kinase encodes MDASLSGGCACSGGIATASSGGLFITFEGGEGSGKTTQARLLARRLRRRGVDVLLTHEPGGTPLGERARRILKGAIPASPLAELLLFAAARAQLVAGVLRPALEAGTWVVCDRYTDSTVAYQGYGRGLDMAAIRAVNALATGSLRPSLTFLLDVPVEAGLRRKGASDDRFEGEGLAFHRRVRSGYRELARRESGRVVVVDGREAASVIARRIWARVEPLLG; translated from the coding sequence ATGGACGCGAGCCTTTCCGGCGGGTGCGCCTGTTCCGGGGGTATCGCCACGGCTAGCTCCGGCGGCCTGTTCATCACCTTTGAAGGCGGCGAGGGGAGCGGCAAGACCACCCAGGCCCGCCTGCTGGCGCGACGCCTTCGGCGCCGCGGAGTGGACGTTCTGCTCACCCACGAGCCGGGCGGCACGCCCCTGGGCGAGCGGGCGCGACGCATCCTGAAAGGCGCCATCCCGGCCTCTCCGCTGGCGGAGCTGCTCCTCTTCGCGGCGGCCCGCGCACAGCTTGTCGCGGGCGTCCTGCGCCCCGCGCTGGAGGCGGGTACGTGGGTCGTCTGCGACCGCTATACGGACTCGACAGTCGCCTATCAGGGCTATGGGCGCGGGCTGGACATGGCGGCCATCCGCGCCGTCAACGCCCTGGCGACGGGCAGCCTGCGGCCATCGCTCACGTTCCTTCTGGATGTGCCCGTAGAGGCGGGGCTGCGCCGCAAGGGCGCCTCCGACGACCGTTTTGAAGGGGAAGGGCTGGCCTTTCATCGGCGCGTGCGCTCCGGCTACCGGGAACTGGCGCGGCGGGAGTCGGGACGCGTCGTGGTCGTTGACGGGCGGGAAGCCGCATCGGTGATCGCCCGGCGCATCTGGGCGCGCGTGGAGCCGCTGCTGGGCTAA
- a CDS encoding ABC transporter substrate-binding protein translates to MATQQPQPVVLTPKKGGAFTYGSQLRQIDHDPHASASILFDWDLVANGLLDMDNDTQAPKPDLAERWEVSKDGKVYTFYLRKGVKFQNVDPVNGRELTADDVVYSFERIRTNHPRFIRRSLFSDVVAITAPDRYTIQFSLREPLGPFLVYVASNYNKVVAKEVVDKFGDLQPKESTIGTGPYMVKTWRDPLFAEMVRNPDYWDKDRPSLDVARFQVIEDDITRVAALRTGQIDVAPRVPPSAYESVKTSTNIEWDREAFPSAIQMMFRLDRKPWNDVRVRRAVHLAIDRDDVISGAHEGAAVISGPLPPLVVRWAALQPDELRQMPGYRQPKGDDIAEAKRLLAEAGYPHGFEATMPVSDYSPLVNLRPPEVIQNQLQKIGVQLNFRKLEQAAYIGAERRGDFEVIVRSIGSGDIEPDAYLSPVYTKEGSRNPVGLYDPRLEDLLLRGRRSLDREERRRIYRDAQLLIIDQAYRAYIDEPFFYTGKRKSVRNYNGQWTFDNRQIVDVWLDR, encoded by the coding sequence TTGGCAACTCAGCAGCCCCAGCCAGTCGTCCTCACACCTAAGAAAGGAGGCGCTTTCACCTACGGCAGCCAGCTTCGCCAGATTGACCACGACCCGCACGCGTCCGCCTCCATCCTCTTTGACTGGGACCTAGTAGCAAACGGCCTTCTGGACATGGACAACGACACTCAGGCCCCCAAGCCGGACCTGGCCGAGCGATGGGAAGTGAGCAAGGATGGGAAGGTCTACACCTTCTACCTGCGCAAGGGAGTCAAGTTCCAGAACGTTGACCCGGTGAACGGACGCGAGCTGACCGCGGACGATGTTGTGTACAGCTTCGAACGTATCCGTACTAACCACCCACGCTTCATCCGCCGAAGCCTCTTCAGCGATGTGGTCGCCATCACGGCGCCGGATCGTTACACCATCCAGTTCAGCCTGAGGGAGCCGCTCGGCCCATTCCTCGTCTACGTTGCCAGCAACTACAACAAGGTTGTTGCGAAAGAGGTCGTGGACAAGTTTGGCGACCTTCAGCCCAAAGAGTCCACCATCGGCACGGGGCCGTACATGGTCAAGACGTGGCGCGACCCCCTGTTCGCCGAGATGGTACGGAATCCTGATTACTGGGACAAAGACCGGCCAAGTCTGGACGTGGCACGGTTCCAAGTCATTGAGGATGACATTACACGAGTCGCAGCGCTGCGCACGGGCCAGATTGATGTGGCGCCTCGTGTGCCTCCCAGCGCTTACGAGTCGGTCAAAACGAGCACAAACATAGAATGGGACCGCGAGGCCTTTCCGTCAGCGATACAAATGATGTTCCGCCTGGACCGGAAGCCCTGGAACGATGTGCGCGTCCGCCGGGCGGTCCACCTAGCCATCGACCGCGATGACGTGATAAGTGGCGCACATGAAGGCGCGGCAGTGATATCAGGGCCGCTGCCACCACTCGTCGTCAGGTGGGCGGCACTCCAGCCCGACGAGTTGCGCCAGATGCCCGGTTACCGCCAACCCAAGGGTGACGACATAGCAGAGGCAAAACGACTTCTCGCCGAGGCAGGATATCCTCATGGCTTTGAGGCGACCATGCCTGTCTCCGATTACTCCCCGCTCGTGAATCTCCGCCCTCCGGAAGTGATCCAAAATCAACTACAAAAAATAGGAGTCCAACTGAACTTCAGGAAGCTGGAGCAAGCCGCATATATCGGGGCCGAACGTCGAGGTGACTTCGAAGTCATTGTCCGCTCCATAGGCAGCGGAGACATAGAGCCTGATGCTTATCTTAGTCCTGTTTACACAAAGGAAGGCTCACGCAATCCCGTGGGTCTTTACGACCCCCGACTGGAGGACTTGCTTCTGCGCGGCAGGCGTAGCCTAGACAGAGAGGAACGCAGACGTATCTATCGGGATGCACAGTTGCTCATAATAGACCAGGCTTATCGGGCATACATAGATGAACCTTTCTTCTACACAGGGAAACGGAAGTCCGTGCGGAACTATAACGGCCAGTGGACCTTCGACAACCGCCAAATCGTTGATGTCTGGTTGGACAGATAA
- a CDS encoding precorrin-8X methylmutase produces the protein MQRRVSLVERYALPPRAIEERSFQIIEGLLPRLDCSRSERQVIARIVHAAGDADVAKAVRLHPRALEAATAALKGGAPIYTDVRMVAVGVSPALLKHCGCEIYCVIADPQVAARARAEGTTRAIAAMRHLAPKLTDAVVAIGNAPTALLALLDLVDAGVARPAAIVGMPVGFVAAPESKAELMQRDIPYITVEGPRGGSAMAAATLNALLLLARDGPGGSPVSI, from the coding sequence GTGCAACGGCGCGTCAGTTTGGTGGAGCGCTACGCCCTGCCCCCGCGGGCGATCGAGGAGCGCAGCTTTCAGATTATCGAGGGGCTACTGCCGCGCCTGGACTGCTCCCGCTCGGAGCGGCAGGTCATCGCGCGGATCGTCCACGCCGCGGGCGACGCGGACGTGGCGAAGGCGGTGCGCCTGCACCCGCGCGCGCTGGAAGCGGCCACGGCTGCCCTGAAGGGGGGCGCGCCCATCTACACCGACGTCCGCATGGTGGCGGTCGGCGTCAGCCCGGCCCTTCTGAAGCATTGTGGGTGCGAGATATACTGCGTCATAGCCGACCCCCAGGTGGCGGCTCGCGCCCGTGCGGAGGGCACGACGCGCGCCATCGCGGCCATGCGCCACCTTGCGCCGAAGCTCACGGACGCCGTCGTCGCCATTGGCAACGCCCCCACGGCGCTGCTGGCGCTGCTGGACCTGGTGGATGCGGGCGTCGCCCGCCCCGCGGCCATCGTGGGGATGCCCGTGGGCTTCGTCGCCGCGCCCGAGTCCAAGGCGGAGTTGATGCAGCGCGACATCCCCTACATCACGGTGGAAGGCCCCCGCGGCGGCAGCGCCATGGCGGCCGCGACACTGAACGCGCTGCTCCTGCTGGCGCGGGACGGGCCGGGCGGCTCGCCGGTCTCAATCTAG
- a CDS encoding CbtB-domain containing protein: MDTLIGGVLRNPTAVRTGGLIGVVVLGFFVLAFDQGQVLSAVMGNVAYQQNWLHEFFHDVRHTGAFQCH; the protein is encoded by the coding sequence ATGGATACTCTTATTGGCGGAGTCCTTCGGAACCCCACGGCCGTGCGCACCGGCGGCCTCATAGGCGTCGTGGTGCTCGGCTTCTTCGTCCTGGCGTTCGACCAGGGGCAGGTGCTCAGCGCGGTCATGGGGAACGTAGCGTACCAGCAGAACTGGCTCCACGAGTTCTTCCATGACGTCCGGCATACGGGCGCTTTCCAGTGCCACTAG
- a CDS encoding CbtA family protein: protein MLTGMTAFKAAVLAGLITGLLVAVFHSVFTEPVIDRAIALEEQAAAARGGHEEQPVVSRDIQKGLGLFLGWGLYGALAGVVFAGVFTLAQDKLPGDAPWRRGLALAGLAFLGVALLPFLKHPANPPGVGDADTHSFRVTIQLVFLALSVAGTVGAVALHRALAGRPATPRWIAGWPVALAAFGVYAAAIYLLVPSNPDVVNAPLDMVTTFRALSLGGLALLWAALGLLFGIFSSLLAPRTALPRKGGVLSNQMNAVP, encoded by the coding sequence ATGCTTACCGGTATGACTGCATTCAAGGCAGCGGTCCTGGCGGGGCTTATCACTGGGCTCCTCGTGGCGGTCTTCCACTCCGTGTTCACTGAGCCGGTCATTGACCGCGCCATTGCGCTGGAGGAGCAGGCGGCCGCCGCACGTGGCGGGCACGAGGAGCAGCCCGTGGTCTCCCGTGATATCCAGAAGGGCCTTGGTCTGTTCTTGGGCTGGGGCCTGTACGGCGCCCTGGCCGGGGTGGTCTTTGCCGGCGTGTTCACGCTCGCCCAGGACAAGCTGCCGGGCGACGCCCCCTGGCGCAGGGGCCTGGCCCTGGCCGGGCTGGCCTTCCTCGGCGTGGCGCTCCTCCCGTTCCTGAAGCACCCCGCTAACCCGCCTGGCGTGGGCGACGCGGACACTCACTCTTTCCGGGTCACTATCCAGCTCGTGTTCCTCGCCCTCTCCGTCGCCGGAACGGTCGGCGCCGTGGCGCTGCACCGCGCCCTTGCCGGGCGGCCCGCGACGCCCCGATGGATCGCGGGCTGGCCCGTTGCGCTGGCGGCATTCGGCGTGTACGCGGCGGCCATCTACCTGCTGGTGCCGTCCAATCCCGACGTGGTCAACGCCCCTCTGGACATGGTGACGACGTTCCGGGCGCTGTCGCTGGGGGGGCTGGCGCTCCTCTGGGCCGCCCTGGGACTCCTCTTTGGCATCTTCTCCAGCCTGCTCGCTCCACGGACGGCCCTTCCACGGAAGGGGGGCGTCCTGTCGAACCAGATGAACGCCGTGCCGTAG
- a CDS encoding CbiX/SirB N-terminal domain-containing protein, giving the protein MTVAVVLLGHGSRRGSHTDMGLQDVTQRLRQRMGPDIPVRMAGWEFTQPSLAEAVGDLVRQGARRVLVMPYFLFDGKHVLEEIPEEMERLRAAHPGVELRVTRTLDVDARIAQLAAERVRRALGNDSPGPDVGIVVVNRGSRRRYNPGDHLRQLTAMTAEVVGHGVRAHHAQAEYEHPTIEEAAEALAAAGARTLVVLPYILFPGKVLYDNILPAARRVQARFPALSVRMAVTLGVDDRMVDVAYERLREAGLPASALAT; this is encoded by the coding sequence GTGACGGTGGCCGTTGTGCTGTTGGGCCACGGGAGTCGCCGTGGCTCGCACACGGACATGGGCCTTCAGGACGTGACGCAGCGCCTGCGGCAGCGGATGGGACCTGACATCCCCGTCCGCATGGCCGGATGGGAGTTCACCCAACCCAGCCTCGCGGAGGCGGTGGGAGACCTTGTCCGGCAGGGCGCGCGGCGCGTTCTCGTCATGCCCTATTTCCTCTTCGACGGCAAGCACGTGCTGGAGGAGATACCGGAGGAGATGGAGCGGCTGCGCGCGGCGCACCCGGGCGTGGAACTGCGCGTGACGCGCACGCTGGACGTGGATGCCCGAATCGCGCAGCTCGCGGCGGAGCGCGTCCGGCGCGCCCTGGGGAACGACAGCCCCGGCCCGGATGTGGGCATCGTCGTGGTGAACCGGGGCAGCAGACGCAGGTACAATCCCGGCGACCACCTGCGTCAGCTCACCGCCATGACGGCGGAGGTCGTGGGCCACGGGGTGCGCGCCCACCACGCCCAGGCCGAGTACGAGCACCCCACCATCGAAGAGGCGGCGGAGGCGCTGGCCGCGGCGGGAGCGCGGACGCTCGTCGTCCTGCCGTACATTCTCTTCCCCGGCAAAGTGCTGTACGATAACATCCTGCCCGCCGCGCGCCGCGTCCAGGCGCGTTTCCCGGCGCTTTCCGTGCGCATGGCGGTGACCCTGGGGGTTGACGACAGGATGGTGGACGTGGCGTACGAGCGGCTGCGCGAGGCGGGCCTGCCCGCGTCCGCGCTCGCGACATAA
- a CDS encoding cobalt-precorrin-5B (C(1))-methyltransferase, translating into MVQANNKNAPEPPERKRGGLRRGYTTGACATAAAKAAALALLTGAPVESVEIALPIGQKATFALHRCALDGDRAECSVIKDAGDDPDVTHGAEICATVAWADEPGVHLEGGSGVGVITKPGIGLPVGAPAINPVPRQMITSHVREALGERLKSRGVTVAISVPNGQEMAKKTLNARLGIVGGISILGTKGIVIPYSTAAYRASISQGIDVALANGADHVVLTTGGKSEKFAMKILPDLREEAFVQMGDFVGFSLKECVKKRVRQVTIAGMIGKLSKQATGTMQTHAAGSEVDMSMLAEVAASCGAPPKVVEDVRGGNTARHFMEMMLANNLPQALQEITRRAAQAAWDHVGGAIPVECIMTDFDEGVVLGRVRLESKGTAQASR; encoded by the coding sequence ATGGTCCAGGCCAATAACAAGAACGCCCCTGAGCCTCCGGAGCGCAAGCGTGGCGGCCTGCGCCGGGGCTACACCACGGGCGCCTGCGCCACGGCGGCCGCGAAGGCTGCGGCGCTCGCCCTGCTCACCGGCGCGCCCGTCGAGTCCGTCGAGATAGCGCTGCCCATCGGCCAGAAGGCGACGTTCGCGCTGCACCGCTGCGCGCTGGACGGCGACCGCGCGGAGTGCTCCGTCATCAAGGACGCGGGCGACGACCCCGACGTCACGCACGGCGCGGAGATATGCGCGACGGTCGCGTGGGCGGACGAGCCCGGAGTGCATCTGGAGGGCGGCTCCGGCGTGGGCGTCATCACCAAGCCCGGCATCGGCCTGCCCGTCGGCGCGCCCGCCATCAACCCGGTGCCGCGCCAGATGATAACGTCGCACGTGCGGGAGGCGCTTGGCGAGCGGCTCAAGTCGCGCGGCGTCACCGTCGCCATCTCCGTGCCGAACGGCCAGGAGATGGCCAAGAAGACGCTGAACGCGCGACTGGGCATCGTCGGCGGCATCTCCATCCTGGGCACGAAAGGCATCGTCATCCCCTACTCCACGGCGGCGTACCGCGCCAGCATCTCGCAGGGCATTGACGTGGCGCTGGCGAACGGGGCCGACCACGTCGTGCTGACCACGGGCGGCAAGAGCGAGAAGTTCGCCATGAAGATACTGCCCGACCTTCGGGAGGAGGCCTTCGTCCAGATGGGCGACTTCGTCGGCTTCTCCCTGAAGGAGTGCGTCAAGAAGCGCGTCCGGCAGGTCACCATCGCGGGGATGATAGGTAAGCTGTCGAAGCAGGCCACGGGCACGATGCAGACGCACGCCGCCGGCTCCGAGGTGGACATGTCCATGCTGGCGGAGGTCGCGGCGTCCTGCGGCGCGCCGCCGAAGGTCGTCGAGGACGTGCGCGGCGGGAACACGGCGCGGCACTTCATGGAGATGATGCTGGCGAACAACCTGCCGCAGGCGTTGCAGGAGATCACCCGACGCGCCGCGCAGGCCGCGTGGGACCACGTCGGCGGCGCCATCCCCGTGGAGTGCATCATGACCGACTTCGACGAGGGCGTCGTGCTAGGCCGCGTGCGGCTGGAGAGCAAAGGGACGGCGCAGGCGAGTAGATGA
- the cbiT gene encoding precorrin-6Y C5,15-methyltransferase (decarboxylating) subunit CbiT — protein MTNVPDRPTASAPWLLGIPDAEFHQRTPLKGLITKAEVRVIALARMRLREDSVAWDIGAGSGSVSIEAALLARRGAVYAIEKNAEDAENVRRNIQKFGVANVHLTVGTAPDGLDAWPDPDAVFVGGTAGRMEAIVQTACRRLRPGGRLVVDCATVENLAEAMSSLKALDMEIDATLVNIARSKDVIGLTRFEALNPVFIVTAWRKVEPQ, from the coding sequence ATGACAAACGTACCAGACAGACCAACGGCAAGCGCACCCTGGCTCCTCGGCATCCCGGACGCCGAGTTCCACCAGCGCACGCCGCTCAAGGGCCTCATCACGAAGGCGGAGGTGCGCGTCATCGCGCTCGCCAGGATGCGTCTGCGCGAGGACAGCGTCGCGTGGGACATCGGCGCGGGGTCCGGCTCGGTGAGCATCGAGGCGGCGCTGCTCGCGCGGCGCGGCGCGGTGTACGCCATCGAGAAGAACGCGGAGGACGCGGAGAACGTTCGCAGGAACATCCAGAAGTTCGGCGTCGCTAACGTCCACTTGACGGTCGGCACGGCGCCGGACGGCCTCGACGCCTGGCCCGACCCGGACGCGGTGTTCGTGGGCGGCACGGCGGGCCGCATGGAGGCGATTGTGCAGACGGCGTGCCGTAGGCTGCGGCCCGGCGGGCGGCTCGTGGTGGACTGCGCCACGGTGGAGAACCTGGCGGAGGCGATGTCCAGCCTCAAGGCGCTGGACATGGAGATAGACGCGACGCTGGTGAATATAGCGCGGAGCAAGGACGTCATCGGGCTGACGCGCTTCGAGGCGCTCAACCCCGTGTTCATCGTCACGGCGTGGCGGAAGGTTGAGCCGCAGTGA
- a CDS encoding type II toxin-antitoxin system HicA family toxin: MATLRKLVERFLAEPPDVTFIEVQTLLNAFGYRERPTKSSHHVFVQAGRSIITVPTVGGRRVKRTYVRTINDLLELEEWYEKDE; encoded by the coding sequence GTGGCTACTCTTCGTAAACTTGTTGAGCGTTTCCTGGCAGAGCCGCCAGACGTCACCTTTATCGAAGTACAAACGTTATTGAACGCATTCGGCTATCGGGAACGGCCCACAAAAAGCAGTCACCACGTCTTCGTACAGGCTGGGCGCTCGATCATTACCGTGCCCACGGTGGGCGGCAGGCGAGTGAAGCGAACGTACGTCAGGACGATCAATGACCTCCTGGAACTGGAGGAATGGTATGAAAAAGACGAGTGA
- the cobI gene encoding precorrin-2 C(20)-methyltransferase, protein MTQPNEGHIGRLYGVGVGPGDPELLTLRAHRLLTQSPVVCVPKRGLSEDGYSWGIVKGFLDEAKQEVLPLEFPMTKDFALLRGYWERAVEAIWQRLAQGKDCVFITEGDPMVYSTFVYIYRTMREKHPEVDIDIVPGVSSITASAARIGVSLADGDDRIAILPAVYEDETLRDAFQKFDTVVLVKVNRMIDRLVEILEPLGLVDKAVFISKGTSGEEEIVRDIRTLRGKKLEYMSLVIVRKGGSHER, encoded by the coding sequence ATGACGCAGCCCAACGAAGGCCACATCGGACGGCTGTACGGCGTCGGCGTAGGGCCCGGCGACCCGGAGCTGCTGACGCTGCGCGCGCACCGGCTGCTCACGCAGTCGCCGGTGGTCTGCGTGCCCAAGCGCGGCCTCTCGGAGGACGGCTACTCGTGGGGCATCGTCAAGGGCTTCCTCGACGAGGCGAAGCAGGAGGTGCTGCCCCTGGAGTTCCCCATGACCAAGGACTTCGCGCTGCTCCGGGGCTACTGGGAGCGCGCCGTGGAGGCTATCTGGCAGCGATTGGCGCAGGGCAAGGACTGCGTCTTCATCACCGAGGGCGACCCGATGGTGTACAGCACCTTCGTCTACATCTACCGGACGATGCGCGAGAAGCACCCGGAGGTGGACATAGACATCGTCCCCGGCGTCAGCTCCATCACCGCGTCGGCGGCGCGCATCGGCGTGTCGCTGGCCGACGGCGACGACCGCATCGCCATCCTGCCCGCCGTGTACGAGGACGAGACGCTGCGCGACGCCTTCCAGAAGTTCGATACGGTCGTGCTGGTGAAGGTGAACCGGATGATTGACCGGCTGGTGGAGATTCTGGAGCCTCTGGGGCTGGTGGACAAGGCCGTCTTCATCAGCAAGGGCACCTCCGGCGAGGAGGAGATCGTGCGGGACATCCGCACGCTGCGCGGCAAGAAGCTGGAGTATATGTCTCTGGTGATTGTGCGGAAAGGCGGCAGCCATGAGCGATAA